Proteins encoded together in one Prevotella scopos JCM 17725 window:
- the rseP gene encoding RIP metalloprotease RseP — METFLIRLLQFVLAISLLVLLHEGGHMFFAKLFGVRVEKFFVFFDVGIGKWKGKLFSWKPKKDDTEYGMGWLPLGGYCKISGMIDESFDTDQMKQEPQPWEFRSKPAWQRLLIMVGGVLVNFVLALFIYSMVMFVWGDSYFKVADMSMGMRFNAEAKALGFKDHDVMLGTDQGAFREYANVNGDFFRQIAQAKRVDVLRHGKKHSISLPGDLDMLSMIKTRPLFAEPFIPAQVDSVLGDTPAAKAGIKAGDLIKSINGKPVETWSDMNYQTGILSDVLAVKNTHKDSLAVRSVVLTIQHKGDTKLDTLKIMMTPDLKLGVMQATLATYYKPVQENYTFFESFPAGIKHGWNVLRGYVGNFRYLASADGAKSIGGFGAIGSLFPPFWDWYMFWTMTAFLSIMLAFMNILPIPALDGGHVVFLLYEIITRRKPSEKFMVRAEYVGITILILLMIFANLNDILRWLHLM, encoded by the coding sequence ATGGAAACATTTCTGATCAGATTGCTCCAGTTTGTTCTGGCAATCTCTCTGCTTGTCCTGCTGCATGAAGGAGGACACATGTTCTTTGCGAAGCTTTTCGGTGTTCGTGTTGAAAAGTTCTTCGTATTCTTCGATGTGGGTATCGGTAAGTGGAAAGGTAAACTCTTTAGTTGGAAACCTAAGAAAGACGATACGGAATATGGTATGGGTTGGTTGCCTCTTGGTGGCTACTGTAAGATATCTGGTATGATAGACGAAAGTTTCGATACCGACCAGATGAAGCAGGAACCACAGCCATGGGAATTCCGTTCTAAGCCTGCATGGCAACGTCTTTTGATTATGGTTGGTGGTGTTCTAGTCAACTTTGTCCTTGCCCTCTTCATCTACTCAATGGTTATGTTCGTTTGGGGCGATAGCTATTTCAAGGTCGCTGATATGAGTATGGGTATGCGTTTCAATGCAGAGGCAAAGGCACTGGGCTTCAAAGATCATGATGTAATGTTGGGAACTGACCAAGGTGCATTCCGTGAGTATGCTAATGTGAATGGTGACTTCTTTCGGCAGATAGCACAGGCAAAACGTGTCGATGTCCTTCGTCACGGTAAGAAGCATAGCATATCTCTGCCTGGTGATTTGGATATGCTGTCAATGATCAAGACGCGCCCTTTGTTTGCTGAACCTTTTATTCCAGCACAGGTTGACAGTGTGTTGGGGGATACGCCAGCAGCGAAAGCAGGTATCAAGGCAGGTGATCTTATTAAGTCTATCAATGGGAAACCTGTTGAAACTTGGTCGGATATGAACTATCAGACGGGTATCTTAAGTGATGTCTTGGCAGTGAAGAATACTCATAAAGACTCTCTTGCAGTCCGTTCTGTTGTGTTGACAATCCAACATAAGGGAGATACAAAACTCGACACACTAAAAATCATGATGACACCAGACTTAAAGTTGGGTGTTATGCAAGCTACGTTGGCTACTTATTATAAGCCAGTACAAGAGAACTACACCTTCTTTGAGAGTTTCCCAGCAGGTATCAAGCATGGTTGGAACGTGCTGCGTGGATATGTTGGTAACTTTCGTTACCTTGCTTCAGCTGATGGTGCTAAGAGTATTGGTGGCTTCGGTGCTATAGGTAGCCTCTTTCCTCCATTTTGGGATTGGTACATGTTCTGGACGATGACAGCTTTCTTAAGTATCATGCTTGCCTTCATGAATATTCTCCCTATCCCTGCTTTGGATGGTGGTCATGTGGTATTCCTTCTCTATGAGATCATTACTCGTCGTAAGCCATCAGAGAAGTTCATGGTACGTGCAGAGTATGTTGGTATAACCATCCTAATCCTCCTTATGATATTTGCCAACCTCAACGACATTCTTCGTTGGTTGCATCTTATGTAA
- the murA gene encoding UDP-N-acetylglucosamine 1-carboxyvinyltransferase, protein MESFIIEGGHRLSGTIAPQGAKNEALEVICATLLTSEEVIIRNVPDILDVNNLIKLLQDIGVKVKKLAPNEFSFQADEVNLDYLESSDFVKKCSSLRGSVLMIGPLLGRFGKATIAKPGGDKIGRRRLDTHFLGFKNLGAHFGRVEDRDVYEIQADKLVGTYMLLDEASITGTANIIMAAVLAEGTTTIYNAACEPYIQQLCKMLNAMGAKISGIASNLITIEGVKELHSADHRILPDMIEVGSFIGIAAMIGDGVRIKDVSVPNLGLILDTFHRLGVQIIVDNDDLIIPRQDHYVIDSFIDGTIMTISDAPWPGLTPDLISVLLVVATQAQGSVLFHQKMFESRLFFVDKLIDMGAQIILCDPHRAVVVGHDNAKKLRAGRMSSPDIRAGIALLIAALTAQGTSRIDNIVQIDRGYENIEGRLNALGAKIQRAEVC, encoded by the coding sequence ATGGAATCCTTTATCATAGAAGGTGGACATCGGCTGAGTGGCACGATTGCTCCACAAGGTGCAAAGAATGAAGCCTTGGAGGTGATTTGCGCAACATTATTGACATCAGAAGAGGTTATCATACGTAATGTGCCTGATATCCTCGATGTGAACAATCTCATCAAACTCTTACAAGATATTGGAGTGAAGGTGAAGAAGCTTGCTCCTAATGAGTTTTCTTTCCAAGCAGACGAGGTAAACCTCGATTATTTGGAGAGTAGCGACTTTGTTAAGAAGTGCTCTTCTCTGCGTGGAAGTGTCTTGATGATTGGTCCTTTGTTGGGTCGTTTTGGTAAGGCTACGATAGCTAAGCCAGGTGGTGATAAGATTGGTCGTCGTCGTTTGGATACTCACTTCCTTGGATTCAAAAATCTTGGTGCACACTTTGGGCGTGTTGAAGATCGAGATGTATATGAGATACAGGCTGATAAACTTGTTGGTACTTATATGCTATTAGACGAGGCGTCTATTACGGGTACTGCTAATATCATCATGGCAGCAGTGTTAGCAGAAGGGACAACAACAATTTACAACGCAGCTTGTGAGCCATATATCCAGCAACTCTGTAAGATGCTAAATGCAATGGGTGCAAAGATTAGCGGTATTGCCAGTAACTTGATTACTATCGAGGGTGTGAAGGAATTGCATTCTGCTGACCATAGAATCCTGCCTGACATGATTGAGGTAGGCTCTTTCATTGGTATTGCTGCAATGATTGGTGATGGTGTTCGCATTAAGGATGTGTCCGTTCCTAACTTGGGATTGATACTCGACACCTTCCACCGTCTCGGTGTACAGATAATAGTAGATAATGACGACCTCATCATTCCACGTCAGGACCACTATGTGATAGACTCTTTCATTGATGGAACGATTATGACTATCAGTGATGCTCCATGGCCAGGATTGACTCCAGACCTTATCTCTGTGTTACTTGTTGTTGCTACACAGGCACAGGGTAGTGTACTTTTCCACCAGAAGATGTTTGAGAGTCGTTTGTTCTTTGTGGACAAACTCATTGACATGGGTGCACAGATAATCCTCTGTGATCCTCACCGTGCCGTAGTTGTTGGTCACGATAATGCTAAGAAACTTCGTGCGGGTCGTATGTCAAGTCCTGATATTCGTGCGGGTATTGCACTGCTTATCGCAGCACTAACAGCACAGGGAACAAGTCGTATTGATAATATAGTACAAATTGACCGAGGATATGAGAACATCGAAGGACGCCTCAATGCCCTTGGTGCAAAGATTCAGCGAGCAGAGGTTTGTTAG
- a CDS encoding 1-deoxy-D-xylulose-5-phosphate reductoisomerase has product MKQQICILGSTGSIGTQALDVISQHPDLYEAYALTANHRWKELAEQARRFNPAAVVIADETYYEPLKQELADMPDVKVYAGSKALEDIVESPSIDMVLTAMVGYSGLAPTIHAIKAKKKICLANKETLVVAGELILQLAQQYHVPILPVDSEHSAIFQSLVGEDANEIEKILLTCSGGPFRTFTHEQLKHVTAADALKHPTWDMGAKITIDSASLMNKGFEVIEAKWLFGVPADKIQVLVHPQSIVHSAVQFCDGGVKAQLGVPDMRLPIQYAFSFPQRLPLRGDRLDFFRQPLEFFEPDVEKFKCLAMAYEAINKGGNMPCIVNAANEIVNEGFRKDACSFLAMGDIIEKTMQAVAFDSNPDYDVYVQTDAEARRVALEIMNNK; this is encoded by the coding sequence ATGAAACAACAAATCTGTATATTAGGTTCAACAGGTAGCATTGGTACGCAAGCTCTTGATGTTATCAGTCAGCATCCTGACCTCTATGAGGCGTATGCGCTCACTGCCAACCATCGTTGGAAGGAACTTGCTGAACAGGCTCGTCGCTTTAATCCTGCAGCTGTTGTCATAGCTGATGAGACTTACTACGAGCCTTTGAAGCAAGAGTTGGCTGATATGCCTGATGTAAAGGTGTATGCAGGTAGCAAAGCTTTGGAGGATATCGTTGAGTCACCATCAATAGATATGGTACTCACAGCGATGGTTGGTTATTCGGGTCTTGCTCCAACAATCCACGCTATCAAAGCAAAGAAGAAGATATGTTTGGCAAACAAGGAGACACTTGTTGTTGCTGGAGAATTAATTCTGCAGTTGGCGCAGCAATATCATGTGCCTATTCTGCCTGTTGACAGTGAGCATAGTGCCATCTTCCAGAGTTTAGTTGGTGAGGATGCGAACGAGATAGAGAAGATTCTTCTCACTTGTTCAGGTGGTCCTTTCCGTACTTTTACCCATGAACAGTTGAAGCATGTCACTGCAGCCGATGCGCTCAAACACCCTACATGGGATATGGGGGCAAAGATTACCATCGACTCTGCATCTTTGATGAACAAAGGTTTCGAGGTGATAGAGGCTAAATGGCTCTTCGGTGTTCCAGCTGATAAGATACAAGTATTGGTTCATCCACAATCTATTGTTCACAGTGCGGTACAGTTTTGTGATGGTGGTGTGAAGGCACAGTTAGGTGTTCCAGATATGAGATTACCTATCCAATATGCCTTTTCGTTCCCACAGCGTCTGCCATTAAGGGGCGATAGGTTAGACTTCTTCCGTCAGCCGTTAGAGTTCTTTGAACCTGATGTGGAGAAGTTTAAGTGTTTAGCAATGGCATACGAAGCTATCAATAAGGGCGGTAATATGCCTTGTATTGTCAATGCTGCCAATGAGATTGTTAATGAAGGCTTCCGAAAGGATGCTTGTAGTTTCTTGGCAATGGGCGATATTATAGAGAAGACAATGCAAGCCGTTGCTTTTGATAGTAACCCCGACTATGATGTTTATGTGCAGACGGATGCTGAGGCACGCCGTGTAGCACTCGAGATTATGAATAATAAATAA
- a CDS encoding DUF4290 domain-containing protein — MNIEGLDYNTQRERLILPQYGREIQNMVDYAVGLPTKEERQRCAETIVSIMDRMNAQNRGNFDHMEKLWDHLALMSNFKLDIDYPCDMSEALKIATKPESMTYPMSNIPVRHYGKLLFEAFEELKTMEPGDRRDAFVRSVANQMKRSLMQWGHGSSDDEKIASDLARYTDGKIQLDLDTFKFEKINTREFAQPRNKKKK, encoded by the coding sequence ATGAATATAGAAGGATTAGATTATAACACACAACGAGAACGACTAATACTGCCACAGTATGGGCGAGAGATACAAAACATGGTGGACTATGCTGTCGGCCTTCCTACAAAAGAGGAACGCCAGCGGTGTGCAGAAACTATTGTCTCCATTATGGATAGGATGAATGCTCAGAATCGTGGTAACTTTGATCACATGGAGAAGCTTTGGGATCATTTGGCATTGATGTCTAACTTCAAGTTGGATATTGACTATCCTTGTGATATGTCAGAAGCTTTGAAGATAGCTACAAAGCCTGAATCCATGACTTATCCGATGTCGAATATTCCAGTAAGGCACTATGGGAAACTATTGTTTGAAGCTTTTGAAGAGCTGAAGACAATGGAACCAGGAGATCGTCGGGATGCTTTTGTACGTTCTGTTGCTAATCAGATGAAACGAAGTCTTATGCAATGGGGACATGGCTCAAGTGATGATGAGAAGATAGCCTCTGATCTTGCTCGCTATACAGATGGCAAGATTCAGCTCGACCTTGATACTTTCAAGTTTGAGAAAATTAATACGAGGGAGTTTGCACAGCCTCGTAATAAGAAGAAAAAGTAA
- a CDS encoding chromate transporter, translating to MIYLELFYTFFIIGLFGFGGGYGMLSLIQTETVVNHHWLSSAEFTNIVAVSQMTPGPIGINSATYCGYTAVHNAGFGAGMAVLGSLTATIALVLPSLIMMILISKMFLKYMNTPIVQSVFAGLRPVVVGLLAAATLLLCNADNFSAPSINPWQFCISLFLFAATFVGTMWLKINPIRMICYAGVAGLVLLY from the coding sequence ATGATATATTTAGAACTTTTCTACACTTTCTTTATTATCGGACTCTTTGGATTTGGTGGAGGATATGGAATGCTATCACTGATACAAACAGAAACGGTTGTGAACCATCATTGGCTTAGCTCTGCTGAATTCACAAACATCGTTGCTGTATCACAGATGACGCCTGGACCTATTGGTATAAACTCTGCTACTTATTGCGGTTACACTGCTGTACATAATGCAGGCTTTGGCGCAGGTATGGCAGTATTGGGTAGTCTCACTGCCACCATAGCCCTTGTACTCCCTTCGTTGATAATGATGATTCTTATCAGTAAAATGTTCCTCAAGTATATGAACACACCCATCGTACAGTCTGTATTTGCAGGTCTACGCCCAGTAGTAGTGGGTCTATTAGCAGCTGCCACCTTATTATTATGCAATGCAGATAACTTCTCTGCACCAAGTATTAACCCTTGGCAGTTTTGTATTAGCTTGTTCCTCTTTGCTGCAACCTTTGTCGGTACGATGTGGTTAAAGATAAATCCTATCCGCATGATATGTTATGCAGGAGTTGCTGGGTTAGTCTTACTTTATTAA
- the rimM gene encoding ribosome maturation factor RimM (Essential for efficient processing of 16S rRNA): MIKKEDVYKIGRIGKPHGVHGELQLQFSDDIFDVVDADYLILDIDGILVPFFMEEYRFRSDEIALMKFCDIDSDAQARELTGCIVYFPRKLAEEGTDDVSWAQIVGYSLIDEATNNVIGKIVAVDETTVNTLFEVNTPEGEEILIPATDELIVATDTEAQTITMRIPAGLLDL, encoded by the coding sequence ATGATAAAGAAGGAAGATGTCTATAAGATTGGGCGTATTGGGAAACCACATGGCGTACACGGAGAGTTGCAGTTGCAGTTCTCCGATGACATTTTTGATGTGGTAGATGCCGACTATCTAATATTGGACATTGACGGAATCCTTGTTCCTTTCTTTATGGAGGAATATCGGTTCCGTTCTGACGAGATAGCCCTGATGAAGTTTTGTGACATCGACAGCGATGCGCAAGCACGTGAATTGACAGGTTGTATCGTCTATTTTCCACGCAAGTTGGCGGAGGAAGGTACCGATGATGTGTCATGGGCGCAGATTGTAGGTTATTCCTTGATAGATGAAGCAACGAATAATGTGATTGGTAAGATTGTTGCTGTAGATGAAACAACTGTCAATACGCTCTTTGAGGTGAATACGCCTGAAGGCGAGGAAATACTCATTCCTGCCACTGACGAACTTATCGTTGCAACTGATACGGAAGCTCAGACTATCACGATGCGGATCCCAGCAGGATTGCTCGACCTATGA
- a CDS encoding chromate transporter, translating into MDKDNISSTPNTQRPSPKGFYWEAFKTFFKIGAFTLGGGYAMISIIQNEVVVKKKWIPEDQFVDLIAVAQSCPGVFAANISVFVGYKMRKTPGAICTCLGAILPSFLIILCIALFFHQFMDIPWVAAIFRGIRPAVVALIAAPTFTLAKSAKLSLANCWIPIVTAIAIWLLGVNPVYVIIAAGLGGFLYGKFIKPTE; encoded by the coding sequence GTGGACAAAGATAACATTTCATCAACACCAAACACCCAACGTCCATCACCCAAAGGATTCTATTGGGAAGCCTTCAAAACCTTCTTTAAGATCGGAGCCTTTACACTTGGCGGTGGTTATGCTATGATTTCGATTATTCAAAACGAAGTCGTAGTAAAGAAAAAGTGGATTCCAGAAGACCAGTTTGTTGACCTGATAGCTGTTGCACAAAGCTGTCCGGGTGTCTTTGCAGCTAATATCAGTGTCTTTGTAGGCTATAAGATGCGGAAGACCCCAGGAGCCATTTGCACCTGCTTGGGAGCAATTCTCCCCTCTTTCCTTATCATTCTCTGCATCGCTCTCTTCTTCCATCAGTTTATGGACATTCCTTGGGTGGCAGCAATTTTCCGCGGAATACGCCCTGCTGTCGTGGCTTTGATTGCAGCACCAACCTTTACCTTGGCTAAGAGTGCAAAACTTTCATTGGCAAACTGTTGGATTCCTATTGTCACCGCGATAGCCATTTGGCTGTTAGGTGTTAATCCTGTTTACGTCATTATTGCAGCAGGATTAGGTGGATTCCTTTATGGGAAGTTTATTAAACCGACGGAGTGA